Part of the Kamptonema formosum PCC 6407 genome, TACTCACCAGAGGTCTAATTCCCGACTGCATCCACACCCCCTGAGAACCCTCAAGCATCCCCTTTGCCGATAACTGCTGTAAGTATCCCTGTACCGCCGCTGCTGTAGCTCCATCAGGATTGACCAAAGGCGACTGGCTAACATCGCCACCAGCCAAAACCAAGCCAGATAGCCCCCCTTCCCAAGCCAGCACCGCAGCAGCATTCAGCCCAACTTTTTGTAGGCCCGCCGCTTCCAGCCATAAAGAAATTATCCCAGAACTCAATAATTCCAACATTTTTAACTCCTATAGCACTTACACAGTCTTAAAGAGGATACGGAGCGAGGAAGATGGGGAGGATGGGGAAGATGGGGAGGATGGGGAAGATGGGGAGGATGGGGAGGATGGGGAGGATGGGGAGATAAATCCTCCCCATCCGACCGCGCTCCTCTGCTCCTCTGCTCCTCTGCTCCTCTGCTCCTCTGCTCCTCTGCTCCTCTGCTCCCCTGCTCCCCCGCTCCCCCGCTCCCCCGCTCCCCCTCGCCTCCCCCGCTCCCCTCGCTCCCCCGCCCCCGCTCCCCCGCCCCCCCGCTCCCCCATCTTCCCTTTAGAACCCATCGCAAATACAGAATTCCTAGTTATGACTTGTGTATCCAGACTTCCTGGTAGAATTTTTAAGGTTTCTCATACTTTGGTCAATGGGATCGAATCGCGCAAGGATTGCAATAGACGCTATGGGTGGGGATCACGCCCCCGCTGAAATTGTTGCGGGAGCGCTGAAGGCACAGGAAAAATTAGGGGTGGAAATTTTGCTCGTGGGCGACCCAGAGCAAATCGAAGCCTCGCTCAAGCAACATCATGCCTCACCTCACCCAGAAATCGTTCCCTCTGAGGGGACGGTAGAAATGCACGAAGAGCCTTTAAGCGCCTTAAAACGCAAACCCAAGGCTTCAATTAACGTGGCAATGGACTTAGTAAAACAGCAACGAGCCGACGCTGTGGTGTCAGCCGGTCACTCAGGAGCCGCGATGGCCGCAGCCCTGCTGCGGTTGGGCCGACTCCCTGGCATTGACCGCCCTGCGATCGGCGCTGTTTTGCCCACAATGGTATCCAGCAGACCGGTACTCATCCTCGATGTCGGTGCTAATGTAGACTGTCGCCCTAAGTATTTAGAGCAGTTTGCCGTCATGGGAACGATTTACAGCCAGTACGTACTCGGAGTTACCGAGCCCAAAGTCGGACTTCTCAACATTGGGGAAGAACCTTCTAAAGGAAACGACCAGGCGGTACGCACCCACCAGATGTTAGTTGATAATCCTCAGATTCCTTTTATTGGAAATGCTGAAGGTCGTGACGTACTTTCTGGTAACTTTGATGTGATCGTTTGCGATGGGTTTGTGGGTAATGTCTTATTGAAGTTTGCAGAGGCAGTAGGCGAAATTGTCCTGCAAATGTTTAAAGAGGAATTGTCCTCTGGGATCGAAAACAAAATTGCTGCCAAGATGTTGCAACCAAGTCTGAAGCGGTTTAAGCAGCGGGTAGACCACGTTGAACATGGAGGTGGTTTGCTTTTGGGTGTGGCTGGAGTTTGCATTATCAGTCATGGCTCATCTCAAGCAAATTCCATCAGCAATGCCATTCGTCTGGCAAAAGAAGCGATTGATAACCAAGTGCTAGAGCGCATTCAGTCGCAATATCAGAAAAGCGGTCAGGAACAAGAAGCTAGAAGTTAGAGGAAGTTTGCAGGAATTAAAAATTGAAAAGGTAAAATCAAAAAGCTGTATTACTTATTATTAATAGTAGTTTCAGCTAATCAAAGCAACCTTTTTAATTTTTAATTTTTAATTTCTCCAACTGGTAGCTAATTATTGGGAGAGGAAAGTTGCAGCAATCAGGGATAGGTATTGCCTTGACAGGGAGCGGCTCTTGTACGCCGCAAGTTACCCTAGATAATGATGGACTCAGTCAGATCGTGGAAACATCTGACGAGTGGATTAGTTCGAGAACGGGGATTCGCCAAAGACGACTGGCGGATGCTGAGACTTCTGTGTGCGCGATCGCAGTCGAGGCATCCAAACAGGCGATCGAAATGGCACAAATAGCACCAACAGATATCGACTTGATTATTTTAGCCACCTCAAGTGCTGACGATTTATTCGGCACTGCTAGCCAAATTCAAGTTCAGTTAGGCGCAACCAAAGCTGTAGCTTTTGATTTGACAGCCGCTTGTTCTGGCTTTGTTTTCGGGTTAGTAACCGCCGCGCAATTCATTCGCACTGGGGCGTATCAAAATGTCTTATTAATTGGCGCTGATATTCTCTCCCGCTGGGTAAATTGGTCAGATCGAGGCACTTGTGTTTTATTTGGCGATGGTGCGGGTGCAGTCATAATGCAAGCCAACGATCGCGATCGCCTTTTAGGATTTGAAATTCGCAGCGATGGCACCCAAAATGCCTGTCTCAACCTAGCTTACCGCCCCCAACCCAAAGAATTAGTTCCAGGCGTTACCATCGGTCAAGGCGCTTATCAACCTATCACCATGAACGGTCAAGAAGTCTATCGCTTTGCCGTCAAAAAAGTCCCCGAAGTTATTGAAAAAGCCCTCTTCCGCTCAAACATCAGTGTAGAGGAAATTGACTGGCTCCTGCTACACCAAGCTAATCAACGAATTCTCGACGCAGTAGCTCAGAGGTTAAAAATCCCCCCACAAAAAGTAATCAGCAATCTCGCTAATTACGGCAACACCTCAGCAGCTTCAATTCCCTTAGCTTTAGATGAAGCTTTGCGACAAGGTAAAATTAAACCAGGCGACGCGATCGCCGCTGCTGGTTTTGGTGCAGGATTGACCTGGGGAGCAGCAATTTTTCAATGGGGGCGTTAAACGGCTAACAGTCAGTTATTACAAAAGGGAGATCGGAACTAATGAAAGAAAATTACATAAAAAGAAAACGGATTTAACAACTATAACGAATTTGACAAATTACCAGTTAACAGTTAACAGTTAACAGTTAACAATTACCAATTACCAATTACCAATTACCAATTAGCAAAAAAATGACTAAAACAGCATGGGTATTTCCCGGTCAAGGTTCTCAGGCAGTTGGAATGGGTGTAGATTTGTTAGAACTGCCAGGAGCAAAAGCCAAATTTAGCCTCGCAGAACAGATTTTAGGATGGTCTGTCCCCCAACTCTGCCAAGGTGATGAAGAGAAACTTTCTCGCACCCTTTATACTCAACCTTGCCTTTACGTTGTCGAAAGTATTTTAGCAGACTTAATGCGTCAAAAAGGCCATTACCCCGCTGTAGTTGCAGGTCACAGTCTAGGAGAATACACCGCTCTTTATGCCGCAGGTGTATTTGACTTTGAGACAGGATTGCGCCTAGTTAAACGTCGCTCCGAACTCATGGAAAGCGCCTCCGGCGGTCAAATGGTAGCCTTAATGGGATTTGACCGTCAACAACTTGAATTACAAATTCAATATAGCCAAGACGTAGTGTTAGCAAATGACAACAGCGACGGACAAGTAGTAATTTCTGGAAAACCTGCGGCAGTTGAGGGACTTTTAGCAAAGATAAAGGTAAAACGCGCCGTTAAATTAAACGTTTCAGGCGCATTTCACTCACCTTTGATGGCATCAGCAGCGGCAGAATTTCAACAAGTTTTAAAGTCTACAAGATTTTCAGATGCCAAAGTATTTGTACTCTCAAATGCTGAACCAGCACCGACTACAAATGCAGCTACTTTGAAGCAGCGTTTAACTCAACAGATGACCAAGGGTGTGCGGTGGCGCGAAATCTGTTTGCAATTACCCCAAGAGGGTGTTGAAAAAGTGATAGAAATCGGCCCCGGCAAAGTGCTGACAGGTTTAATTAAACGCAATTCTCCTGATTTAGAGTTAGAAAATGTCAGCACTGCCGCTCAAGTACCGAATTAATTTTTAGTTAACTATCCTTTAACCTTTTGTCGGGTGGGCGCTCATAATTATTCGTAATAATACTTACGGATTTAAATCAGAGCGCCCACCTTACTTTCTACATTGCTACCTTCCAAAATCCTGTAGTACACTGGGTGTAAAAATAAAATTCACCAAGCCCTTATGAAAAAAGTAATTTACTGGTTGATGGGCGAAAAGGCAGGCAGAGCAATAGTCGGTACTTGGAATTGGCTGTGGGGAATACCAGTGGAATCTGGAGGCCAGGTAGCAGTAGAGGTAGCCGAGCAATCTCTACGCTCAATGCAGGAATCAGTGCAAAAACTGGCAGCAGCAGTCGCTACTCAAGTCGCAGCTTACCAGAGGGCCAAGCAGAAATATGAAGCAAAAATTAAGGACTTACAGACTTTCGAGCGCCAAGCAATGACGGCTCAACGCAACGGTAACGAAGATGCGGCGCGTTTGGCAATGTCGAAGGTAATTCAAATCGAGCAAATTTTGCCGCAGTTAGAAGAACAGGTAAAACAGGCCGAAAATTACGTGAATGCTTCCAAAGACAAATTAAACCGCGAACGGCAAAAGCTGGAAGCTTACAAAATGGATATGCAGAATATGAAAGATATGGCTGAAATTAACGCAGCTTTGGGACAAATTGCTAAGGTTAACAATGACCTTAGCATCGATTCTGCCCGCTCCCAATTCGAGCAAGCTAAAAGTGCTGTCCAGCGTCGCAATCTCAAAGAACACGCCTTCGCAGAACTATCAGAAAATCCCCAAGAAAAGCTCCAGGCAGATTTAGAAAAAATGACCGCAGACGACGAAGTTTCCCGCCGCCTGCAAATGTTGGATAGCACTAAAAAACAACTTCCCGAATAAGGAGAATTTATGGCGAAAAGTAGCGGCCCTCCTCCAATTGTTTTTATTCTCATCTTTCTAGCTCTTGCGGCTGCTGGTTATTGGTTCTTCTTAAGACAGCCAGCAGTAGAGACGAATCCCAGTGCTAATATAACTGGAACTACTCCACCACCACCGCCACCGCCGCCACCTACTGCACCAATAGCAGGCGGGTCACAACCTTCTATTGCCTTTGCCGTTCCTGCTTCTGTACCTGCGGGCACTGCGTTGAAGATTGATGGTTCTACTAGCATGGTAACAATTAATCAAAACCTCAAGAATGGCTTTCAGGTGAAGTTTCCGGGGACTAATGTTAATACTAGCGCTAGTGGTTCTAATAAGGGAATTGCTGATGTAGCGGCTGGGAAGGCTGATATAGCAGCCTTATCCCGACCTTTGACATCTCAAGAACAGAGTCAGGGTTTAGTTGCAGTCACAATTGCAGCGGATCAAATTGCTGTAGTTGTTGGTAAGAATAATCCGTTTACTGGTGGGTTAACGTCTGCTCAAGTTCAGGGAATTTTTACCGGAAAAATTAATAATTGGTCTAGCGTTGGAGGTGCAGCCATTCCCATTCAGGTAGTTAATCGACCGCCTGTTAGTGGTACTCATCAATCCTTTAAGGAACTGGTGCTCAAAGGTAGTGAATTTGGCACTACTCCTAATATTAAGACTATGCCATCGGATACTACAACTTTGCTGTTGCGAGAGTTAGGAAATAATGGAATTGCTTATGCTACCTATGCTCAAGTTGCTAATCAGCAAACTGTTCGGGTTATACCTATTGATGGTGTAGCTCCTGGTACTGCTAATTATCCCTTTCAGCGACAGTTATTTTATGTTTACAAGAATCCTCCTAATCCAGCGGTTCAAGCCTTTTTAGGTTATGCGACTTCTCCTGAAGGTAGACAGGCAATGTTGGCGGTAAATTGATTCACGATTTATGAGTTAACGGATGCGTTTCACCTGGGATGAAAATAAGCGACAATTAAATTTGGGCAAACACGGATTTGATTTTGTGGATGCTTCCCAGGTCTTCGAGGGTGCAACATTCACGTTTGAAGATAATCGTTATACTTATGGGGAGCAGCGATTCATTACACTGGGACTGTTAGGCGGGCGTGTGGTGGTGCTTGCCCATACGGAAGTTGGGGATGAAATTCGTGTCATTTCAATGAGGGAGGGAACTAAACGTGAGCAAATCATTTTCTTCCAAAGCCTCTCAAACTAATTGGGAGCGAATTGATACTATCCAAGATGAGGATATTGACCTTTCTGACATCCCAGAAGTGACGGAAGAACAGATGAGGAATGCGGTACTACGGGTTGGCGGAAAACCTGTTGAACGAGGTCAGCGGCGGGTAGATATTCTCCTAGATGCTTTCATCGTGGAATACTTCGAGGGAAAGGCAGGTAAGCAGGGATATCAAGCGCTGATTAATCAGGCGTTGGCAGAGTATATTCATAACCATGACCCTTGAGAATCTTTTGAACTAGGAGTAATAAATTTAGCCGTAAATTGCCTAGTAATCATTGTATTCCCAGTCAAATCTGTGGAATGTTAGTTTAACCTGGTAGGCTAATATAAGCTGTTATTTAAAGATGGTGTTTGGTGAGTAAAAGCCGCGAACCGATTGAGAGTTTAATGCTCTACCACTTGTTCAAGTGGTCAGTTGTTAGTCCCATGCTGCACGTTTATTTTCGGGGTCGCATCTATGGTGCTGAAAATGTGCCTCAGCAGGGGCCGCTGGTGGTAGTCAGCAATCATGCTAGTGACTTTGACCCCCCGATTCTCTCTTCTTGCATGAAGCGGCCTGTGGCTTTTATGGCGAAGGAGGAGTTATTTGAGATTCCAATTTTGAAAAAAGCTATTTTACTATATGGTGCTTATCCTGTCAAGAGGGGAATGGCAGATCGCAGTGCTATTCGCTCGGCTTTGAGCTATTTAGAGCAGGGATGGGCGACAGGAGTATTTTTGCAAGGAACTCGGACTGCTGATGGTAGGATTACGGAACCGAAGCTGGGGGCGGCTTTGATTGCGGCTAAGGCGAAGGTTCCGCTGTTGCCGGTATCTTTATGGGGTACGAGCGAAATTAGCCGTAAGGGTTCTCCTGTGCCGCGCTCTGTGCCTCTGACGGTGCGGATTGGTGAGGTAATTGATGCGCCTGGTTCTAGCGATCGCGAAGAATTAGAAGCTATTACCCAAAGATGTGCTACCGAGATCAATGCTATGCACGATTTAGGGAGATAATTGGTAATTGGTAATTGGTAATTGGTAATTGGTAATGGCTAATTGCTAATTGGTAATTGCTAATCACTATGATTTATGAAGACAGCAAACAACTAACAACTAACAACCAACAACTAACAACCAACAACCAACAACCAACAACTAACAACTAACAACTAACAACTAACGAATAATGGAAAATTTGAACACACAGTTAGCAGACAATTTGGATGAGGCAAATTGGGAGTGGCTGATGCCTCACGTTGAGCGCGATGTTTTGGTGATCGTTGTACCTGAATTAGATTTGCTGGAAGTTGGAGAAGCGATCGCTTCTGATAATGTAAATTTTGTGCAGCGTTGGATTAGCGAACAACAGATGACTAAACCATCACCGGAGCAGATAGCTGAATGGAATGAAAACCGGGCTAAAAAATTCAATGCTTTGATTGTATCCCCTTATGTGTTAATTCAAGAACAAACCAATTAGCGATTAGCCATTAGCCATTAGCCATTACCAATTACCAATTACCAATTACCGATTACCGATTACCAATTTTTAATTGCCCAAGGCTAGCTCCTGTATAACCAGTAGTTAACCAAACAATAGCTCTAACACCATCTCTAACTACTTTTTCAATTGGTTCTGGGGCTCGTCCAGAGGGAACGGGGATCGCCTTAAAACTAATACCTCTACTACCTAAAACTATCTCCCCAATAATCCGAGCTCGCCTCATGTGGTCGTCAGAAGTAATCAAATAAACACTTTGAATGCCTTGAGCTTTTAACTCATCCACTAGGGTTGTAAAATTAGTCACCGTATCCACAGCTCGGTAATCTAGATGTAAACGCTCTGGATCGATCCCGGCCTCCGCAAATACCCATTCTGCATATTCTGGATTGCTCCCAGAAGATACCCAGATAGGCAATTGAGGATGTTCGCGGGCAAATTTGGCTGCAAACACCTCTCGCTCCGCAGCGCCCCCTAGTACAAATAAAGCCTGGGGTTGCTCCCAATAACTTTTGATTTGATTAAACCCAAACCAACACACAATCAAAAGCACCATCAGAAACCAACTTTTACTAGAAGTTTTAGAACTTCGATAACGTCGCCTGCTTAAACCAATATTCAACCGCATTATATGTACAAAAACTCTGGCTAGCTGACAGAGGAGCCTTGATATAACATCCGACAGGCATACCCTACCAACAGGAATCAAAAATTAAAAATGAAGGGTATTCATTTTTAATTTTTAATTTTTAATTCTTAATTATTTAACGGGACTGGCCGGATTTGAACCGGCGACCTAGCGCTTCAGATTTGTGTGAGTTTCCCCACTCTCTGGACTATTCCTTCACCGTAGACTTGTAGCCTTTAGGTGGTGGCCGTATGTTTAAGGAGATTTGTTTAAGCTCCTTAAAGCCAGTCTCTGCACCTTCTTTACCCGTTGTTGGGTAAAGCTTGGCTCAAGATTACCATATCTGCTGTCAGACTTAGGCTTCCTTGAGTTTGACCACATTCACTCCCGGAGTTTCCTCGCAGGGTGCCCGATTTTTCAGGAGGCGCTTGCTCTATCCATCTGAGCCACAGCCCCAAATACGAAATCGTTATGATGATAGCATTGCTAACTCGATATTTACGTATTTACGATCGCAATTTTTTCAGGATTGAGACAAAATTGTTCGTAACGCCGCCCTTGCTAGGGGAAGAAGGGGCTAGGGGCTAGGGGCTAGGGGCTAGGGGAAGGGGCTAGGGGCTAGGGGCTAGGGGCTAGGGAAGAAGGGAATATAGGGAATATAGGGAATATAGGGAATAAGGGAATAAGGGAATAAGGGAATAAGGGAATAAGGGAATAAGGGAATAGAATCAGCGGGTTCCAGCAATCGTAGGCGTAGCCAGCCGGAGGCATCGTGTCTTAATTGCCTTGGTGAATGCTATAATTACTCCCTCTGGGCGGCGTTACGGTTGATATGCGATCGCTAATTTCTCAATTTCTACTGGTGTCAACTGCTTAACATTGCTGAAAACCATTGCTGCACCTGCATTTATCAAAGTAGTAGTGTAGGATTCGCGGCGTTCTTGAGTCTGCTGAACGTGAGGGGGCAAAATTCCTACGCCAACCCAAACCCTAGACGGCTGAAGTTTTCGGGCTTTTTCAACTGTGTACATATCAGCAACGGTGTCACCGACATAAATCACTGGGGTAGATTCATCTATTCCCTGCTGACTTTGCAGTTGCTCAACTGTTGCGAATAGTCCAGTCGGGTCTGGTTTGCCGGGTGCATCTTCCATCGCCACAAGCACTGGTGAGGTTAAGCCGAGTTTACCTTGTAAGACATAAAGGGCTTCATCTCGCATCGCGCCGCTGAAAAATCCCCAAGCGATCGCCCCTTGAGTTAGACTTTCCAGGTAGGCTGGCTGTAGCAGCAAAGGTTCAGAACAGATATAACCCGTCCAGTTTTCGGGGTTTGTCCCTCGGTAGCGACTTTGGAAAAAGGCGATTAAGGCATCTCGGTCTAAATCAAGGTGCGATCGCAACTGACTTTTACTCTCGAAGTAGCGGTAAACTAACTCTTGGGAAGCATCCCAGTCGTTATTCCACAGACCCTCAGACTTGAGGCTGTCGATATCCTCAGAAGTGGGACGATAGGCGGATGAGGTGAAATGCTCAACTGTATCTGCGATCGCGCGTCGATACGATCCCCCCACGTCACGCACTACTCCATCAATATCAAACACAACAATAACTTTTTGATTTGGCATCGATCCTTAAGCTCTGATAAAATTTAAATTTTGCATCTCTAATCTGCTAAAATTGTGGTACAATTAGCGATTGTATTAATTTTTTAACATGGCTAAGTCTACCCCGGAAGTTGGTTTGTCCAAGTTCATCTTAAAGGTTCTCTGGTTAGAAGAGAACGTGGCACTCGCCGTTGACCAAGTTGTAGGCAAAGGTACTAGCCCTTTGACAGCTTACTTTTTCTGGCCCCGCAAAGATGCCTGGGAAGAGCTAAAAAACGAACTAGAAGCCAAACACTGGATCGCCGACAACGATCGCGTAGAAATCCTCAATAAAGCTACAGAAGTCATCAACTACTGGCAAGAAGAAGGCAGACGGCGGCCAATGGCAGAAGCTCAAGGAAGATTTCCCGAAGTGACTTTTACAGGCAGTAACTAAGTGGTTAACTGTTAACTGTTAACTGTTAACCGTTAACCGTTAACTGTTAACTCTTAACTCTAAGGATTTTATGAGTAATAACGGCACAGTCGAAAGCAATATTAACTCTCGGAGAAACTGTATCGATCGGCTCAAAAACTGTAAGTTTTATGGGCAGTGAAAATACAATTGACAACAGCGAATACTTGCCGCTGATAACTAATTCCGATGTCCTAAAACAGGCTATCCTCTACAAAGTTAATACTCGCGTTATTGCTCGTGGCGAGGTAATTTTCCCTTGCATACCGGGGATGCTTGAGGATTATCTTAAGTGGATAGACCAATTATTTCACGCTCTCGGTCGCCCACTGCCTCCAGAAAAACAAACAGAATTGCGCCAGCTTATAGCAAGTAAATTAGCTACTGGGTTTAGCGTTTCCACTGCTTCCATGCTAATTCTCCAATACGAGTCAGTTCAGCCTCCTCAAACTGGTTTAGCTTGTAAATTAGTAATTGCTAGCTCCACAATGGGAGACCAGTATAAGACATGGGTAGAGACGAGAGAACCACCTCTTTTTGGCTCTCATCCAGATGCTAAATTGATGGCAATTGCTGCTAAATTAGGCGATCCTCGTAAAGTAAGGATTTTGGATGTAGGAGCAGGAACAGGGCGTAATACACTGCCCTTAGCGAGACTGGGCCACCCTGTGGATGCGATCGAGTTAACTGCGGGTTTTGTCGAACAGTTGCGAGTTGCAGTCGAGTCAGAAAAGTTGCCTGTGAATGTGACTTTGGGGGACGTGCTCGATCCGTTAGTGCGGATGCGTCCGGCTAATTACCAAATTGCGATCGCGGCTGAACTAATTTCTCATTTTCGAGAATCCGATCAAGTCCGGCTATTTCTCGCTAAAATGTGCGATTTTCTATGTTCTGGCGGCTTATTGCTATTTAGTGTCTTTTTAACCGCCGATGGGTACGAACCCGATTCCCTAGTGCGAGAAGTGGCGCAAATGTCATGGTCTACCCTCTTTACCCCCAAAGAATTAGCAGCAGCAATGGAAGGACTGCCGCTAGTACAAATCTCCAATGAGTTAGTGTTTGAATACGAACGCCACAACTTGCCATCAGGGGCGTGGCCTCCTACGCCCTGGTTTTCTAGTTGGGCAACTGGCAGAGATGTATTTCCAATGGCAAATGCCCGTCCGCCAATGGAATTACGCTGGATTTTGTGTCGGCGGCTTTAAAAAGTTTTGAGTTTTGAGTTTTGACTTAGGTAATACTTTAAAACGATAGCCATGATTAACACTGTGAAAACTTCCTACACTAATGAATAGATCAAAGTTAGGAGTTTTGAGTTTTGAGTTTTGACTTAGGTAATACTTGGAAACGATGGCCATGATTAACACTGTGAAAACTTCCTACACTAACGAACAGATTGCGGTTTGGCTGCGCGGCTTACTAACCATTGCTTGGGCTGATGGTAATTTTGATGAGGGAGAACAAGATTTGATTGCTTCCTTAACTCAAGCTGAATTTGCAGACGAGGCATCAGTTGATGCGATTTTTGAACCCATATCGCCACAGGAATTAGTGGCTGTTTTAGGGCAAGACAGGGTGACTGCTGAGAATTTCTTGAGGACAGCAGTAATGGTGGCTCTAGCAGACGGTATATATTCTTTCTGCGAAGATGAATTGCTGCATGAGCTTTGCGATGCTTTTGGGGTGAAGGTGGATGCGATCGCAGCTTTGCGACACACTATAGAGGATACGAATAATGCTGCTGCATCAGAGGAAGAGCGTGCATTTAAGGCGGCACGCGATCGCAGCCCCCACAGAGATGTCTTGCAACCTGTTAGAGTATGGCTGGATGGCTGGGAAATCCACGATCCCAGTTTGGCTCATTTTGTCTGCAAAATGATTCCGCCCCAGTGCCCTTTTGAGCGAGACATCACTCTATTTGGCCGCAAGCTAGTTCACATTCCCCCAATGTGTAAACTAAATCCTCTCTACGATCAATTAGTAGGTTTGCGCTTCCGAGCTCTCTCTTATTTGGCAGATGACTGTAAGGAGGATATTTCGGAATACTGCTAATTGGTAATTGGTAATTGGTAATTGGTAATTGGTAATAAATCGCTCGGCGGTTTAAACCGCTACTATACAAACAAAGTCCGCCTGCGCGGACTAGGAAATAAGGGGGATATTTAAGCCAGATTTGCGATCGGGAGAAGGAAGAAGGCAGCTATGCTAAAGATAAAAAGTAGAAAAATTCAGAGTAAATTTGTCAATATTACGAATACCTCGGTCAGCATGAGTTTTTCTTCCTACCTAAATTCTTTTTCATAAATTCTTCCCAATCTTTTAGATAACTAAATCCTTGTTCCTTCTTATCAAAGATGGGTTTCACTTACACTTCAACATCCTAACTTTTACTCCCAATCACCAATTACCCATTACCCATTACCCATTACCTATTACCTATTACCCATTACCTATTACCAGTTAACAGTTAACAGTTAACAGTTAACAATTACCAATTACCAATTACCAAATTATGCAATTCATAGATCAGGCAGAAATTCAAGTCGTAGCTGGCAAAGGCGGCGACGGCATGGTAGCATTTCGGCGGGAGAAATACGTCCCAGCCGGCGGGCCTTCCGGCGGCAATGGTGGCAAAGGCGGTTCTGTAAATATGGTAGCAGTAGAACGCCTACAAACACTCCTAGATTTTAGA contains:
- the plsX gene encoding phosphate acyltransferase PlsX, giving the protein MGSNRARIAIDAMGGDHAPAEIVAGALKAQEKLGVEILLVGDPEQIEASLKQHHASPHPEIVPSEGTVEMHEEPLSALKRKPKASINVAMDLVKQQRADAVVSAGHSGAAMAAALLRLGRLPGIDRPAIGAVLPTMVSSRPVLILDVGANVDCRPKYLEQFAVMGTIYSQYVLGVTEPKVGLLNIGEEPSKGNDQAVRTHQMLVDNPQIPFIGNAEGRDVLSGNFDVIVCDGFVGNVLLKFAEAVGEIVLQMFKEELSSGIENKIAAKMLQPSLKRFKQRVDHVEHGGGLLLGVAGVCIISHGSSQANSISNAIRLAKEAIDNQVLERIQSQYQKSGQEQEARS
- a CDS encoding beta-ketoacyl-ACP synthase 3; this encodes MQQSGIGIALTGSGSCTPQVTLDNDGLSQIVETSDEWISSRTGIRQRRLADAETSVCAIAVEASKQAIEMAQIAPTDIDLIILATSSADDLFGTASQIQVQLGATKAVAFDLTAACSGFVFGLVTAAQFIRTGAYQNVLLIGADILSRWVNWSDRGTCVLFGDGAGAVIMQANDRDRLLGFEIRSDGTQNACLNLAYRPQPKELVPGVTIGQGAYQPITMNGQEVYRFAVKKVPEVIEKALFRSNISVEEIDWLLLHQANQRILDAVAQRLKIPPQKVISNLANYGNTSAASIPLALDEALRQGKIKPGDAIAAAGFGAGLTWGAAIFQWGR
- the fabD gene encoding ACP S-malonyltransferase: MTKTAWVFPGQGSQAVGMGVDLLELPGAKAKFSLAEQILGWSVPQLCQGDEEKLSRTLYTQPCLYVVESILADLMRQKGHYPAVVAGHSLGEYTALYAAGVFDFETGLRLVKRRSELMESASGGQMVALMGFDRQQLELQIQYSQDVVLANDNSDGQVVISGKPAAVEGLLAKIKVKRAVKLNVSGAFHSPLMASAAAEFQQVLKSTRFSDAKVFVLSNAEPAPTTNAATLKQRLTQQMTKGVRWREICLQLPQEGVEKVIEIGPGKVLTGLIKRNSPDLELENVSTAAQVPN
- a CDS encoding PspA/IM30 family protein, translated to MKKVIYWLMGEKAGRAIVGTWNWLWGIPVESGGQVAVEVAEQSLRSMQESVQKLAAAVATQVAAYQRAKQKYEAKIKDLQTFERQAMTAQRNGNEDAARLAMSKVIQIEQILPQLEEQVKQAENYVNASKDKLNRERQKLEAYKMDMQNMKDMAEINAALGQIAKVNNDLSIDSARSQFEQAKSAVQRRNLKEHAFAELSENPQEKLQADLEKMTADDEVSRRLQMLDSTKKQLPE
- a CDS encoding phosphate ABC transporter substrate-binding protein, which produces MAKSSGPPPIVFILIFLALAAAGYWFFLRQPAVETNPSANITGTTPPPPPPPPPTAPIAGGSQPSIAFAVPASVPAGTALKIDGSTSMVTINQNLKNGFQVKFPGTNVNTSASGSNKGIADVAAGKADIAALSRPLTSQEQSQGLVAVTIAADQIAVVVGKNNPFTGGLTSAQVQGIFTGKINNWSSVGGAAIPIQVVNRPPVSGTHQSFKELVLKGSEFGTTPNIKTMPSDTTTLLLRELGNNGIAYATYAQVANQQTVRVIPIDGVAPGTANYPFQRQLFYVYKNPPNPAVQAFLGYATSPEGRQAMLAVN
- a CDS encoding BrnT family toxin, which produces MRFTWDENKRQLNLGKHGFDFVDASQVFEGATFTFEDNRYTYGEQRFITLGLLGGRVVVLAHTEVGDEIRVISMREGTKREQIIFFQSLSN
- a CDS encoding BrnA antitoxin family protein; this encodes MSKSFSSKASQTNWERIDTIQDEDIDLSDIPEVTEEQMRNAVLRVGGKPVERGQRRVDILLDAFIVEYFEGKAGKQGYQALINQALAEYIHNHDP
- a CDS encoding lysophospholipid acyltransferase family protein, which codes for MSKSREPIESLMLYHLFKWSVVSPMLHVYFRGRIYGAENVPQQGPLVVVSNHASDFDPPILSSCMKRPVAFMAKEELFEIPILKKAILLYGAYPVKRGMADRSAIRSALSYLEQGWATGVFLQGTRTADGRITEPKLGAALIAAKAKVPLLPVSLWGTSEISRKGSPVPRSVPLTVRIGEVIDAPGSSDREELEAITQRCATEINAMHDLGR
- a CDS encoding DUF2288 domain-containing protein yields the protein MENLNTQLADNLDEANWEWLMPHVERDVLVIVVPELDLLEVGEAIASDNVNFVQRWISEQQMTKPSPEQIAEWNENRAKKFNALIVSPYVLIQEQTN
- a CDS encoding YdcF family protein: MRLNIGLSRRRYRSSKTSSKSWFLMVLLIVCWFGFNQIKSYWEQPQALFVLGGAAEREVFAAKFAREHPQLPIWVSSGSNPEYAEWVFAEAGIDPERLHLDYRAVDTVTNFTTLVDELKAQGIQSVYLITSDDHMRRARIIGEIVLGSRGISFKAIPVPSGRAPEPIEKVVRDGVRAIVWLTTGYTGASLGQLKIGNR
- a CDS encoding TIGR01548 family HAD-type hydrolase; the protein is MPNQKVIVVFDIDGVVRDVGGSYRRAIADTVEHFTSSAYRPTSEDIDSLKSEGLWNNDWDASQELVYRYFESKSQLRSHLDLDRDALIAFFQSRYRGTNPENWTGYICSEPLLLQPAYLESLTQGAIAWGFFSGAMRDEALYVLQGKLGLTSPVLVAMEDAPGKPDPTGLFATVEQLQSQQGIDESTPVIYVGDTVADMYTVEKARKLQPSRVWVGVGILPPHVQQTQERRESYTTTLINAGAAMVFSNVKQLTPVEIEKLAIAYQP